A genomic segment from Necator americanus strain Aroian chromosome III, whole genome shotgun sequence encodes:
- a CDS encoding hypothetical protein (NECATOR_CHRIII.G9092.T2) — MPCDRQFLLPVSSVSRPLPRKMLRLTICILVPLTIAQYSNTQTGSQSSNSEPGYLPDYQGDRYTNPARITETQALNKPFFDQLGYVPPAPPQTPAQLGGQGQPTGSGYAPPQTSAQQLGGQMQPTGSGYAPPQTSAQQRGGQMQPTRSGYAPPNPSSTSSGGGNPYVSQGSSMYGSSVGGGTMPYVGSSAGGDAQYDYLQNYVEPMQYGRQQYATSMRSGPVQSYRSQPQATPRNRMQLSACCASTYRRRRSIPLLTLLKRRN, encoded by the exons ATGCCGTGTGACAGACAGTTCCTCCTCCCTGTTTCCTCAGTTTCTCGACCGCTGCCGAGAAAAATGCTGCGATT aaCCATTTGCATCCTCGTGCCGCTCACAATCGCTCAATACTCCAACACACAAACTG GCTCGCAATCTTCTAACAGCGAGCCCGGATATTTACCTGACTATCAGGGCGATCGATACACGAATCCAGCACGAATCACCGAAACACAGGCGCTGAATAAACCGTTCTTCGATCAGCTCGGCTATGTGCCACCGGCGCCGCCGCAAACACCAGCCCAACTTGGTGGACAGGGGCAACCAACCGGAAGCGGATACGCTCCGCCCCAAACGTCTGCGCAACAACTTGGTGGACAAATGCAACCAACCGGAAGCGGATATGCTCCGCCCCAAACGTCTGCGCAACAACGTGGTGGACAAATGCAACCAACGAGAAGTGGATATGCTCCGCCCAATCCTAGTAGCACCAGCAGCGGCGGCGGTAATCCTTACGTTAGTCAGGGAAGTTCCATGTATGGAAGCAGCGTTGGAGGTGGAACTATGCCATATGTCGGTAGTTCCGCAGGTGGAGACGCACAATATGATTACCTGCAGAATTACGTTGAGCCTATGCAATACGGTCGTCAGCAGTACGCAACTTCTATGAGAAGCGGACCCGTGCAATCGTATCGAAGTCAACCGCAAGCCACGCCCAGAAACAGAATGCAATTATCTGCGTGCTGTGCTTCCACATACCGTAGACGGCGTTCCATTCCCCTGCTCACACTTTTGAAACGACGAAATTAG
- a CDS encoding hypothetical protein (NECATOR_CHRIII.G9093.T1) produces the protein MGSLQSKVDVDTIHNEVTSTPVMIYTKDGCSFCTRAKELLNKEKIEYKECNVDRLKEENPKEYKPRVNGLVYMTKQTTMPQVFICGRFVGGFTDLDKLRETRKLWEELAQCTGENDPRREK, from the exons ATGGGTTCTTTACAGTCGAAAGTCGACGTTGATACCATACATAACGAG GTAACTTCCACACCAGTTATGATCTACACCAAGGACGGTTGCAGTTTCTGTACGAGAGCGAAAGAATTGttgaacaaagagaaaataga ATATAAGGAATGTAATGTAGATCGATTAAAGGAAGAGAATCCAAAAGAATATAAACCTCGTGTAAATGGATTGGTGTATATGACGAAGCAGACAACAATGCCACAA GTTTTCATATGTGGACGTTTTGTTGGTGGATTTACGGATCTCGATAAGTTACGTGAAACGCGGAAACTCTGGGAAGAATTGGCGCAGTGCACCGGTGAAAACGATCCCAGACGAGAGAAATGa
- a CDS encoding hypothetical protein (NECATOR_CHRIII.G9094.T1), translating to MSGPTLKRLGGTPPEKPSATRRPKVEPVLSAIIEPSDFYKMEDEIARSTTHADLEKSFLRESSALRAVLQKLIDGSKQSCSSEVLLNIARMRRCSRLAHYATAQLRTETASRLEQVEAKYLHLQNSSSEIQHLQKEISRCLQFSAGDEDIDLIPLDEFYACAPENVSRPEVTKNNKHEQRLARLTWEIAQRKALLDTLTEQEGRRNVLISSINGKEQRLKSLRSKISQLMTAAKPVQEALGVGNASASSAEQRSLFSLLPHDLSVLYVQAEAYRDIMEDTSMQVVIRGDANEALRLRRQRRDEAEEKEKSDDDDVSDNEGRHSVVSDRLELNKKTVTQPHPIYLKIDIGCQDDVKVALKLYYLPELRVTCMKYKITGKLPTYGGVSSHENLLDGLFPGDDGMECSNPIGAAKLQQLKIGVDAFANKYGRPYRFVQAITGSASLMPGAAPPTEAETSGVQLADVLHDVIKAIRDRVSSRVKLVRQLLALESTPMDALCSFNVPLKMMTHVTSFKMIDQETFMASVTQGMRALAQQEGGAFYFLAVLENKGADLKINGHIMLPPDYPKQIPLIAVSITKTGGKETGPQTFNAANSHVVKALETYVNVSCVNELLTDMDSVLTRQLATLVSRCDVIADLVPQFSNGNTHKQHLYSRSSRGRDDDLPFAYSSSTSAFTYQ from the exons ATGTCCGGCCCAACATTAAAAAGGTTAGGAGGCACTCCACCGGAAAAACCCTCCGCTACAAGGAGGCCTAAAGTGGAACCAGTTCTGTCAGCGATTATTGAACCCTCT GATTTCTACAAAATGGAGGACGAAATAGCTCGTTCAACCACCCACGCAGATTTGGAGAAGTCTTTTCTGCGTGAATCATCAGCACTAAGAGCAGTACTGCAAAAGCTTATTGATGGAAGTAAACAG TCGTGTTCTTCTGAGGTGCTCCTGAATATAGCTCGTATGCGACGGTGTTCTCGTCTAGCTCATTATGCCACAGCGCAGCTAAGGACGGAAACAGCATCGCGATTAGAGCAG GTCGAAGCAAAATATTTACACCTACAGAACTCTTCAAGTGAAATACAGCATTTGCAAAAGGAGATCAGTCGCTGCCTACAGTTtag TGCTGGTGATGAAGATATCGACCTAATTCCTCTGGACGAGTTCTATGCTTGCGCCCCGGAAAATGTATCTCGACCGGAAGTGacgaaaaataacaaacatgAACAACGTTTGGCCAGGTTGACGTGGGAGATTGCGCAACGAAAAGC TCTCTTGGATACCTTAACTGAGCAAGAGGGCCGTCGAAATGTGCTTATTAGCAGTATAAATGGGAAAGAACAACGCTTGAAAAGTCTTCGTTCGAAAATCTCTCAGCTGATGACG GCTGCTAAACCAGTCCAAGAAGCGCTAGGAGTTGGTAATGCCTCAGCGTCGTCTGCTGAACAACGTTCGCTGTTCTCTCTACTTCCACACGATCTCTCCGTGCTATATGTGCAAGCTGAGGCCTACAGGGACATTATGGAAG ATACGAGCATGCAAGTGGTGATACGTGGAGATGCTAATGAAGCTCTACGACTCAGGCGCCAACGAAGAGATGAAGCggaagagaaggagaagagtGATGATGATG ATGTTAGTGACAATGAGGGACGTCATAGTGTTGTATCGGATCGACTTGAGCTGAACAAGAAAACTGTAACCCAACCACATCCCATCTATCTGAAAATTGATATCGGCTGTCAAG atgatGTAAAAGTGGCGTTAAAATTGTACTATTTACCGGAATTACGAGTAACTTGTATGAAGTACAAAATCACTGGTAAATTGCCAACATATGG AGGTGTTTCCTCCCATGAAAACTTACTTGATGGCCTATTTCCCGGAGATGATGGCATGGAGTGCTCGAATCCGATTGGAGCAGCGAAATTACAACAGTTGAA GATAGGAGTGGACGCTTTTGCCAACAAATACGGACGTCCGTACCGATTTGTTCAAGCGATCACCGGTTCAGCGTCACTAATGCCCGGAGCCGCGCCACCCACAGAGGCGGAGACCAGCGGTGTGCAATTAGCTGATGTCCTACATGATGTGATAAAAGCAATTCGAGATCGGGTCTCGTCAAGAGTGAAACTCGTACGACAACTACTTGCATTAG AATCTACACCAATGGATGCGTTATGCAGTTTCAATGTGCCGTTGAAAATGATGACTCATGTCACCTCGTTCAAGATGATTGATCAGGAGACTTTTATG GCATCTGTCACACAGGGCATGCGAGCGCTGGCACAGCAAGAAGGCGGAGCCTTTTATTTCTTGGCAGTGCTGGAGAATAAAGGAGCTGATCTGAA aataaacgGTCACATAATGTTACCGCCAGATTATCCAAAGCAAATACCTCTTATTGCTGTTTCGATTACTAAAACGGGCGGAAAAGAGACGGGACCACAAACATTCAATGCCGCCAACAGTCACGTTGTTAAG GCGTTAGAAACGTACGTGAATGTGAGCTGCGTAAACGAATTGTTGACTGACATGGATTCGGTGTTGACACGACAATTGGCAACTCTTGTCAGCAGATGTGATGTGATCGCAGATCTTGTCCCACAGTTCAGCAATGGTAACACTCATAAGCAACATCTTTACAGCAGATCGTCACG aggACGAGACGACGACCTACCATTCGCGTATTCATCATCAACGAGTGCATTTACATACCAATAA
- a CDS encoding hypothetical protein (NECATOR_CHRIII.G9095.T1), giving the protein MGLFPFLARGSGKVVHAKVTTMDADLDRIVIETSWTGRHLFDAVCRIIGLREVWFFGLQFTNKKGLPCWLQMDREIRKQDVPRGEDGCMQFLFLVKFYPEDVEDELIQDLTRHLFFLQIKQAILSMDLYCSPEASVLLASFAVQAINGDCTDDIGPLDLDKLLPKSVIEQYDMSADMWRERIKRWWINNHGQTREDAEMEYLRVAQDLEMYGILYYPICNKKETDLHLGISAQGLGIYKGSNRITPRPFFSWSEIKNISFKNKKFHMKTVDKSTISFRAQERTINPSILDLCIGTHNLYLRRRQPDTLEVQQMKALAKEDRARRQQEAARLAREREERIQVENERNQLKAEIEKIAEQLAQAKEAARKTEETAELLAEKARASEQETLLLTKRVSEAEAECHRLQMNHVKSEEALMRMERKAREAELYAQRISMSLADVNSKPHYASHALITEPTMWPISNLALQGTLSHHQLMISGGSQDGDRSTIAERQQMHQVQHPSVPPPAAPMYRGLPQNMAQMMHAPPPPDPSVNQRLEFHNLRSELEKSRHDFSEKARLFKERLNDFRNEIDALKREDRQTEHDVIHAHNVHNGFDKFTTLRMSSRGAPKQRVEVFEGL; this is encoded by the exons ATGGGGCTTTTCCCGTTCCTCGCGCGTGGTTCGGGGAAGGTTGTCCACGCGAAAGTAACTACTATGGATGCTGACCTGGATCGAATTGTTATAGAA ACAAGCTGGACAGGTCGTCATCTGTTCGATGCAGTTTGTCGTATTATTGGCCTCCGTGAGGTCTGGTTTTTTGGTCTGCAATTCACCAATAAGAAGGGGTTGCCCTGCTGGCTACAAATGGACAGGGAG ATTCGTAAACAAGATGTACCTAGAGGAGAGGACGGATGCATGCAGTTTCTATTCTTAGTAAAGTTCTATCCAGAAGATGTCGAAGACGAACTCATTCAG GATCTCACAAGGCATCTGttctttttacaaataaaacaagCCATTTTATCCATGGATCTTTACTGTTCTCCGGAGGCATCCGTACTCCTTGCGAGCTTTGCCGTACAAGCTATT AATGGTGACTGTACAGACGATATAGGACCGTTAGATTTGGATAAATTGTTGCCGAAAAGCGTCATTGAACAGTACGACATGAGTGCTGATATGTGGCGCGAGCGGATAAAGCGGTGGTGGATCAATAATCATGGACAGACGAG GGAAGACGCTGAAATGGAGTATCTTCGTGTCGCTCAAGATCTCGAGATGTATGGAATCCTCTACTATCCAATTTGC aataaaaaagaaacagatctGCATCTTGGTATCTCAGCTCAAGGTCTTGGAATTTACAAAGGTTCAAATCGTATTACTCCAAGGCCGTTCTTTTCTTGGAGCGAAATTAAAAACAtctcttttaagaataaaaag TTTCACATGAAAACGGTGGACAAGTCGACTATATCATTTCGTGCTCAAGAAAGGACAATAAATCCATCGATTCTTGACCTATGTATAGGGACGCACAACTTGTATCTGAGGAGGCGGCAGCCAGACACATTAGAG GTGCAGCAAATGAAAGCGCTTGCGAAAGAGGATCGAGCCCGGAGACAG CAAGAAGCTGCTCGATTAGCACGAGAACGTGAGGAGCGGATCCAAGTAGAAAATGAGCGAAATCAGCTGAAAGCAGAAATCGAGAAAATCGCAGAGCAATTGGCACAGGCTAAG GAAGCGGCTCGAAAAACAGAAGAGACAGCCGAGTTGTTGGCGGAAAAAGCTCGAGCAAGTGAGCAGGAGACATTGTTGTTGACAAAAAGGGTCAGTGAAGCGGAGGCGGAATGTCATAGGTTGCAGATGAACCATGTCAAG TCAGAGGAAGCTCTTATGAGAATGGAGAGGAAAGCACGGGAAGCGGAGCTCTATGCGCAAAGGATATCAATGTCTCTTGCCGATGTCAATTCCAAACCTCATTACGCGAGTCACGCTCTTATCACCGAGCCTACG ATGTGGCCTATATCAAATCTGGCGTTGCAAGGAACACTCTCGCATCATCAGCTCATGATCTCTGGTGGATCACAAGACGGTGATCGATCAACGATCGCTGAAAGGCAACAGATGCATCAAGTGCAACATCCAAGTGTTCCACCTCCCGCAGCACCGATGTACAGGGGATTGCCGCAGAATATGGCTCAG ATGATGCATGCCCCGCCTCCTCCTGATCCGTCTGTGAATCAACGGTTAGAGTTCCACAATCTACGTAGCGAACTGGAAAAGTCGAG GCACGACTTTTCCGAGAAAGCACGATTATTCAAGGAACGACTTAACGATTTTCGAAATGAGATAGATGCATTGAAGAGGGAGGACAGGCAAACAGAGCACGACGTGATCCATGCACACAATGTGCACAATGGTTTTGATAAGTTTACTACTCTTAGAATG agttCACGTGGTGCTCCAAAACAACGAGTTGAAGTGTTTGAAGGACTATGA